A portion of the Labilithrix sp. genome contains these proteins:
- a CDS encoding cytochrome C oxidase subunit IV family protein produces the protein MTSSIARTALALGVLWAVSLALSYVDLGRAALPIALVIAAVKAALVGAVFMELTRARASIRLAVAAAGALAAILVGLVIADVELREPAPLVVPGR, from the coding sequence ATGACCTCCTCGATCGCGCGCACGGCCCTCGCTCTCGGCGTCCTCTGGGCGGTGAGCCTCGCGCTGTCCTACGTCGACCTCGGGCGCGCGGCGCTCCCGATCGCCCTCGTCATCGCAGCGGTGAAGGCCGCCCTCGTCGGCGCGGTCTTCATGGAGCTCACGCGCGCGCGTGCGTCGATCCGCCTCGCCGTCGCCGCCGCGGGGGCGCTCGCGGCGATCCTCGTCGGGCTCGTCATCGCCGACGTCGAGCTGCGGGAGCCCGCGCCCCTCGTGGTCCCGGGCCGCTGA
- a CDS encoding cytochrome c oxidase subunit 3: MSAPETHLHDDAAHPARLGMWVFLASEVLFFAVLFTLYAGARVHHPAAFHTAIHEHADKLLGSINTAVLLASSTLVAVAVHAAREERRARAILLALASALLGAVFLALKGTEYLAHAREGLVPGSAPFWSLYYTMTGLHSLHVLAGVVALVLASRSERAHVLENVGLYWHFVDVVWIFLWPLFYLA, from the coding sequence ATGAGCGCCCCGGAGACGCATCTCCACGACGACGCCGCGCATCCGGCGCGGCTCGGGATGTGGGTGTTCCTCGCGAGCGAGGTCCTGTTCTTCGCCGTGCTCTTCACGCTCTACGCCGGCGCGCGCGTGCACCATCCGGCCGCGTTCCACACCGCGATCCACGAGCACGCCGACAAGCTGCTCGGATCGATCAACACCGCCGTCCTCCTCGCGAGCAGCACCCTCGTCGCCGTCGCGGTGCACGCCGCGCGCGAGGAGCGGCGCGCGCGCGCGATCCTCCTCGCCCTCGCGAGCGCGCTCCTCGGCGCCGTGTTCCTCGCGCTCAAGGGCACGGAGTACCTCGCGCACGCGCGGGAGGGGCTCGTGCCGGGCAGCGCGCCGTTCTGGAGCCTCTACTACACGATGACGGGGCTCCACTCGCTCCACGTCCTCGCCGGCGTCGTCGCGCTCGTGCTCGCGTCCCGCAGCGAGCGCGCGCACGTCCTCGAGAACGTCGGCCTCTATTGGCACTTCGTCGACGTCGTCTGGATCTTCCTCTGGCCGCTGTTCTACCTCGCATGA
- a CDS encoding Uma2 family endonuclease: MEPRASRGMTVEEYIALDRSSEDRWEYVDGEAYAMAGGSTPHALVTGNLFYELRRALEGKNCVPFNQAQKIATVRTSAFHYPDASVVCPPFAKDARDENAFTSPVALFEVLSPTTADYDRGEKFEVHYRSIDTLREYVLVNPERRRVEYRRVLDAERFSSLFIVAGALRMEVLGIEIPLDRLWTDLDRVRAP; the protein is encoded by the coding sequence GTGGAGCCGCGCGCCAGCAGAGGGATGACGGTCGAGGAGTACATCGCGCTCGATCGCTCGAGCGAAGACCGGTGGGAGTACGTCGACGGCGAGGCGTACGCGATGGCGGGAGGGTCGACCCCGCACGCCTTGGTCACCGGTAATCTCTTCTATGAGCTCCGACGGGCGCTCGAAGGAAAGAACTGCGTTCCGTTCAATCAGGCGCAGAAGATCGCGACCGTACGAACGAGCGCGTTCCACTACCCCGACGCGAGCGTCGTCTGCCCGCCGTTCGCCAAGGACGCGCGCGATGAGAACGCGTTCACGAGCCCGGTCGCGCTCTTCGAGGTCCTCTCGCCGACGACCGCCGACTACGATCGCGGTGAGAAGTTCGAGGTGCACTACCGCTCGATCGACACGCTGCGCGAATACGTGCTCGTCAACCCCGAGCGCCGCCGCGTCGAATACCGACGGGTGCTCGACGCGGAGCGCTTCTCGTCGCTCTTCATCGTCGCGGGAGCGCTGCGGATGGAGGTGCTCGGGATCGAGATCCCATTGGACCGCCTCTGGACGGACCTCGATCGCGTTCGCGCTCCCTGA
- a CDS encoding NAD-binding protein → MRALTPLVAFLLGDKTVRRNLRAFAKVLLLTAATVTFFSIVFHFLMLYVEHREYSWVTSFYWTLTVMSTLGFGDITFHTDVGRLFSVFVLLTGLVMFVIVLPFAFIRFFYAPWLEAQLRLRVPRELPRTTSSHVIICRYDTIARDLVERLAASQIPYVVIESDPAAAAVLQSDGVCVVLGEYDSRASYVAVGAERARLVFANLDDATNTNIALTVREQAAAVPIAALAESDDAVDVLELSGASTALPLKRRLGEHLAARVNAGHTRAHVVGRFRDLVIAELPVHGTGLAGRAIRDTSLRALTGLTIVAFWEGGVLRPAHADAVIGEYGVIVVVGSEEQVTLLDSMFVIYTPNENPVVVIGGGRVGVAAAAALRERSVAVHLIEKDAAAKATLEEFADEVFIGDASDRAMLMAAGLASAPSVVLTTNDDATNIFLAIYCRRLNPHIRIVSRITHERNLEAIHRAGADSVLSYSSLGVKSLLALLRGHELVLLEEGADVIVVPVPPSLADKTLGAVDVRARTGLNVIALQDGDEVVTNPTAATRLPRDGEIIAIGSVEQRAAFVREFAR, encoded by the coding sequence ATGAGGGCGCTCACTCCGCTCGTCGCATTCCTGCTCGGGGACAAGACCGTCCGCCGGAACCTGCGCGCGTTCGCGAAGGTGCTCCTCCTGACCGCGGCGACGGTCACCTTCTTCTCGATCGTGTTCCACTTCCTGATGCTCTACGTCGAGCATCGCGAGTACTCGTGGGTCACGAGCTTCTACTGGACGCTCACCGTGATGAGCACGCTCGGCTTCGGAGACATCACGTTCCACACCGACGTGGGGCGGCTCTTCAGCGTCTTCGTGCTGCTCACCGGCCTCGTGATGTTCGTGATCGTCCTGCCGTTCGCGTTCATCCGGTTCTTCTACGCGCCGTGGCTCGAGGCGCAGCTCCGGCTCCGCGTGCCGCGCGAGCTGCCGCGGACGACATCGTCGCACGTCATCATCTGCCGCTACGACACGATCGCGCGCGACCTCGTCGAGCGGCTCGCGGCGAGCCAGATCCCCTACGTCGTCATCGAGTCCGATCCGGCCGCCGCCGCGGTGCTGCAGTCGGACGGGGTCTGCGTCGTCCTCGGCGAGTACGACAGCCGCGCCTCCTACGTCGCGGTCGGCGCCGAGCGCGCGCGCCTCGTCTTCGCCAACCTCGACGACGCGACGAACACGAACATCGCGCTCACGGTGCGGGAGCAGGCCGCGGCGGTGCCGATCGCGGCGCTCGCCGAGAGCGACGACGCGGTCGACGTCCTCGAGCTGAGCGGCGCGAGCACGGCGCTGCCGCTGAAGCGCCGCCTCGGCGAGCACCTCGCCGCGCGCGTCAACGCCGGGCACACGCGCGCGCACGTCGTCGGCCGCTTCCGCGATCTCGTCATCGCGGAGCTCCCCGTCCACGGCACCGGCCTCGCCGGCCGCGCGATCCGCGACACGTCGCTGCGCGCGCTCACGGGGCTCACGATCGTCGCGTTCTGGGAGGGCGGCGTGCTCCGCCCCGCCCACGCCGACGCGGTGATCGGGGAGTACGGCGTCATCGTCGTCGTCGGGTCGGAGGAGCAGGTGACGCTGCTCGACTCGATGTTCGTGATCTACACGCCGAACGAGAACCCGGTCGTCGTCATCGGCGGAGGCCGCGTCGGCGTCGCGGCGGCGGCGGCGCTGCGCGAGCGCTCCGTCGCGGTGCATTTGATCGAGAAGGACGCCGCCGCGAAGGCGACGCTGGAGGAGTTCGCGGACGAGGTGTTCATCGGCGACGCGTCGGACCGCGCGATGCTCATGGCGGCCGGCCTCGCGAGCGCGCCGTCCGTCGTCCTCACGACGAACGACGACGCGACGAACATCTTCCTCGCGATCTACTGCCGGCGCCTCAACCCGCACATCCGCATCGTGAGCCGCATCACGCACGAGCGGAACCTCGAGGCGATCCATCGCGCGGGCGCGGACTCGGTGCTGAGCTACAGCTCGCTCGGAGTAAAATCGCTCCTCGCGCTCCTGCGCGGACACGAGCTCGTCCTCCTCGAGGAGGGCGCCGACGTCATCGTCGTGCCGGTCCCGCCGTCGCTCGCCGACAAGACGCTCGGCGCGGTCGACGTCCGCGCGCGCACGGGCCTGAACGTGATCGCCCTGCAGGACGGCGACGAGGTCGTCACCAACCCGACCGCCGCGACGCGCCTCCCGCGCGACGGCGAGATCATCGCGATCGGCTCGGTGGAGCAACGCGCGGCCTTCGTCCGCGAGTTCGCGCGCTGA
- a CDS encoding DEAD/DEAH box helicase: MTALPSHALSMRDRLSHLSFDEARRLLGPEGKRLILAGGALAAPPPEALTIGDAEARLVWEPEPRGVITSLHLDPASKGRLRLACSRCRKPCAHGGGMLSTLLEQKSDLGLAAPPPEPVRHGSEEKVIAAELAERAERAKKERMRIRSADAGAPWTDYEVTSAVSGKTYRVALRGTSRGESYCSCPDFKINTLGTCKHVMKVLAHATKRFDPSVRAKPYVRRRITVHLRYDDGAELAIALPKKLSDEASAILQPLLRRRPNGNGSANGAIDAQALVRCLARLEAAGVAFFVTPDAEELVQRRLLAARMAQLIAEIRRAPAEHPLRKTLLKETLLPYQLDGIAFAAGAGRAILADEMGLGKTIQGVGVAELLAREAGISKVLIVCPASLKSQWRSEIERFSGRSAALVTGPAKERAAAYAGSQFFTICNYEQVLKDILHIEKSRWDLIVLDEGQRIKNWEAKTSRVIKGLTSRFALVLSGTPLENRLDDLHSVAAFVDPHRLGPAFRFLHRHHRRDEEGKLVGFKNLDDLRARIAPILLRRTRESVRLELPPRTVEIVRVPPTAEQAELHDAHLRVVAQIVRKPYLTEMDLLRLRSALLMCRMAANSTFLVDKEPPGWSTKLERLGELFDAVAAEPDRKVVLFSEWTTMLDLIEPLLAKRKLRFVRLDGSVPQRKRQEIVAAFQSDAKTRVFLTTNAGSSGLNLQAANTVINVDLPWNPAVLEQRIARAHRMGQSRPVAVFVLVTEQTIEENLLTTLSSKRELALAALDADSAITDVDVRRQADDLKEKLEVLLGAKPEAPVDETVKASAAGAVAADRIATTGGAFVRAALDLLGELTGAPSGAGADALLADVRKGFDVKVTPDEHGTPRLSIAMPSREDLGRLFQGVARLLLGGTPPPPTQAIAAITQPAPTTRHRNMN; this comes from the coding sequence GTGACCGCTCTTCCCTCTCACGCGCTGTCGATGCGCGATCGGCTCTCGCATCTCTCCTTCGACGAAGCACGGAGGCTCCTCGGCCCCGAGGGGAAGCGGCTCATCCTCGCCGGAGGCGCGCTCGCGGCACCGCCGCCCGAGGCGCTCACGATCGGCGACGCCGAGGCGCGGCTCGTCTGGGAGCCCGAGCCCCGCGGCGTGATCACGTCGCTGCACCTCGATCCGGCGTCGAAGGGGCGGCTCCGCCTCGCCTGCAGCCGCTGCCGGAAGCCCTGCGCCCACGGCGGCGGGATGCTCTCCACCCTGCTCGAGCAGAAGAGCGACCTCGGGCTCGCCGCGCCGCCGCCGGAGCCGGTGCGACACGGATCCGAAGAGAAGGTGATCGCGGCGGAGCTCGCCGAGCGCGCCGAGCGCGCGAAGAAGGAGCGGATGCGGATCCGGTCCGCCGACGCCGGCGCGCCGTGGACCGACTACGAGGTCACGAGCGCAGTCAGCGGGAAGACGTACCGCGTCGCGCTCCGCGGGACTTCGCGCGGCGAGTCGTACTGCTCGTGCCCCGACTTCAAGATCAACACGCTCGGCACGTGCAAGCACGTCATGAAGGTGCTCGCCCACGCGACGAAGCGGTTCGACCCCTCCGTGCGCGCGAAGCCCTACGTCCGGCGCCGCATCACCGTCCACCTCCGCTACGACGACGGCGCCGAGCTCGCGATCGCTCTGCCGAAGAAGCTCTCGGACGAGGCGAGCGCGATCCTGCAGCCGCTCCTCCGCCGCCGGCCCAACGGGAACGGGAGCGCAAACGGCGCGATCGACGCGCAGGCCCTCGTCCGCTGCCTCGCGCGCCTCGAGGCCGCCGGGGTGGCGTTCTTCGTCACCCCCGACGCCGAGGAGCTCGTCCAGCGGCGCCTCCTCGCGGCGCGCATGGCGCAGCTCATCGCCGAGATCCGCCGCGCGCCGGCCGAGCACCCGCTCCGGAAGACGCTCCTGAAGGAGACGCTGCTGCCCTATCAGCTCGACGGCATCGCGTTCGCGGCCGGCGCCGGGCGCGCGATCCTGGCCGACGAGATGGGCCTCGGAAAGACGATTCAGGGCGTCGGGGTCGCCGAGCTCCTCGCGCGCGAAGCGGGTATATCGAAGGTGCTGATCGTGTGTCCCGCCTCGCTCAAATCGCAATGGCGGAGCGAGATCGAGCGCTTTTCGGGGCGGAGCGCGGCGCTCGTCACCGGGCCGGCGAAGGAGCGCGCCGCCGCATATGCCGGTTCGCAGTTCTTCACGATATGCAATTACGAGCAGGTCCTGAAGGACATTCTCCATATCGAGAAATCGCGCTGGGACCTCATCGTGCTCGACGAGGGACAACGCATCAAGAACTGGGAGGCAAAGACGAGCCGCGTCATCAAGGGCCTCACCTCCCGCTTCGCGCTCGTGCTCTCCGGTACGCCGCTCGAGAACCGCCTCGACGATTTGCACTCTGTCGCCGCTTTCGTCGATCCGCACCGTCTCGGGCCCGCCTTCCGCTTCCTCCACCGCCATCACCGGCGCGACGAGGAGGGGAAGCTCGTCGGCTTCAAGAACCTCGACGACCTCCGCGCGCGGATCGCGCCGATCCTCCTCCGCCGCACGCGCGAGTCGGTGCGCCTCGAGCTCCCGCCGCGGACGGTCGAGATCGTGCGCGTCCCGCCGACCGCCGAGCAAGCGGAGCTCCACGACGCGCACCTCCGCGTCGTCGCCCAGATCGTGCGGAAGCCGTACCTCACCGAGATGGACCTCCTCCGGCTCCGCTCCGCGCTCCTGATGTGCCGTATGGCCGCGAACAGCACCTTCCTCGTCGACAAGGAGCCGCCGGGCTGGTCGACGAAGCTGGAGCGGCTCGGCGAGCTGTTCGACGCGGTGGCGGCGGAGCCCGACCGGAAGGTCGTCCTCTTCTCGGAGTGGACCACGATGCTCGATCTCATCGAGCCGCTCCTCGCGAAGCGCAAGCTGCGCTTCGTGCGCCTCGACGGCTCGGTCCCGCAGCGGAAGCGGCAGGAGATCGTCGCCGCGTTCCAGTCCGACGCGAAGACGCGCGTGTTCCTGACGACGAACGCCGGCAGCAGCGGCTTGAACCTCCAGGCGGCGAACACCGTGATCAACGTCGATCTCCCCTGGAACCCCGCCGTGCTCGAGCAGCGCATCGCGCGCGCGCACCGCATGGGCCAGTCCCGCCCCGTCGCCGTCTTCGTCCTCGTCACCGAGCAGACGATCGAGGAGAACCTCCTCACGACGCTGTCGTCGAAGCGCGAGCTCGCCCTCGCCGCGCTCGACGCGGACTCGGCGATCACGGACGTCGACGTTCGCCGCCAGGCCGACGACCTCAAGGAGAAGCTCGAGGTCCTCCTCGGCGCGAAGCCCGAAGCGCCCGTCGACGAGACGGTGAAGGCGAGCGCGGCCGGCGCCGTCGCGGCCGACCGCATCGCGACGACGGGCGGCGCGTTCGTCCGCGCGGCGCTCGATCTCCTCGGCGAGCTCACCGGCGCCCCATCCGGCGCCGGCGCGGACGCGCTCCTCGCAGACGTCCGCAAAGGCTTCGACGTCAAGGTCACCCCCGACGAGCACGGCACGCCACGCCTCTCGATCGCGATGCCGTCGCGCGAGGACCTCGGCCGCCTCTTCCAGGGCGTCGCGCGCCTCCTCCTCGGCGGCACCCCGCCGCCGCCCACGCAGGCCATCGCCGCCATCACACAGCCCGCCCCGACAACACGTCACCGCAACATGAACTGA
- a CDS encoding cbb3-type cytochrome c oxidase subunit I — protein MTAIPSQTFVAEETSIASWVFTLDHKRVGVLYLFTLLALLALGGAFAMAIRLEHLGPGETLMSPMTYNRLFTLHGVTMVWLFLIPSIPSAFGNFLLPIMVGAKDVAFPRLNLASYWVFAAGSVVVLVSMFAGGIDTGWTFYVPYAASSPTAVPLALIGIFVVGVSTIMTGINFIVTVHSLRAPGLGWMKLPLFVWAIYATSVIQVLATPVLGMVLVLVGLDHALAFGLFDPAHGGDPLLYQHLFWFYSHPAVYIMVLPAMGVVSEVIPTFARKNPYSYGAIVYSSLGIAFVGFLTWGHHMFVAGLSRFDAGAFGLLSMLVAVFSAIKVFNWVFTLKRGAIALGTPLLHVFAFLVLFFFGGMTGVAVAATSLDVHWHDTAFVVAHFHFVMVGGTLTAFLAALHYWFPKMTGRLYPERPGAIAAVLVFAGFLLTFVPQFLLGNAGMPRRYATYDPAFQGLQRISTVGSWVLGAGMLLIAAYLAWSLFRGARAGDNPWRSRSFEWRTPSPPPKENFVRPPRFDVGAYDYTRPLEGEDE, from the coding sequence ATGACCGCGATCCCGAGCCAGACCTTCGTCGCGGAGGAGACCTCGATCGCGTCGTGGGTCTTCACCCTCGATCACAAACGCGTCGGCGTTCTCTACCTCTTCACCCTCCTCGCCCTCCTCGCCCTCGGCGGCGCTTTCGCGATGGCGATCCGCCTCGAGCACCTCGGCCCCGGCGAGACGCTGATGAGCCCGATGACGTACAACCGCCTCTTCACGCTCCACGGCGTGACGATGGTCTGGCTGTTCCTCATTCCGTCGATCCCGTCCGCTTTTGGCAATTTCTTATTGCCGATCATGGTCGGGGCAAAAGACGTCGCATTTCCCCGTTTGAACCTCGCCAGCTATTGGGTATTCGCGGCGGGCTCCGTCGTCGTGCTCGTATCCATGTTCGCGGGCGGCATCGACACGGGCTGGACCTTCTACGTGCCTTATGCCGCCTCGTCGCCGACCGCGGTCCCGCTCGCGCTCATTGGCATCTTCGTCGTCGGCGTCTCGACGATCATGACCGGCATCAACTTCATCGTCACGGTCCACTCCCTCCGCGCGCCCGGCCTCGGCTGGATGAAGCTCCCCCTCTTCGTGTGGGCGATCTACGCGACGAGCGTCATCCAGGTCCTCGCCACGCCCGTCCTCGGGATGGTGCTCGTGCTCGTCGGCCTCGACCACGCGTTGGCGTTCGGCCTCTTCGATCCCGCCCACGGCGGAGATCCGCTCCTCTACCAGCACCTCTTCTGGTTCTACTCCCACCCCGCCGTCTACATCATGGTGCTCCCCGCGATGGGCGTCGTGAGCGAGGTGATCCCGACCTTCGCGCGCAAGAACCCGTACTCCTATGGCGCGATCGTCTACTCCTCGCTCGGCATCGCCTTCGTCGGCTTCCTCACCTGGGGCCACCACATGTTCGTCGCGGGGCTGAGCCGCTTCGACGCGGGCGCGTTCGGGCTCCTCTCGATGCTCGTCGCCGTGTTCTCGGCGATCAAGGTGTTCAACTGGGTCTTCACGTTGAAGCGCGGCGCGATCGCGCTCGGGACGCCGCTCCTCCACGTCTTCGCGTTCCTCGTCCTCTTCTTCTTCGGCGGGATGACCGGCGTCGCGGTCGCGGCGACGAGCCTCGACGTGCACTGGCACGACACCGCCTTCGTCGTCGCGCACTTCCACTTCGTCATGGTCGGCGGCACCCTCACCGCGTTCCTCGCCGCGCTCCACTACTGGTTCCCGAAGATGACGGGGCGGCTCTATCCCGAGCGCCCCGGCGCGATCGCGGCCGTCCTCGTCTTCGCCGGTTTCCTCCTCACGTTCGTGCCCCAGTTCCTCCTCGGCAACGCCGGCATGCCGCGCCGCTACGCGACGTACGACCCTGCCTTCCAGGGGCTCCAGCGCATCTCGACCGTGGGCTCGTGGGTCCTCGGCGCCGGGATGCTCCTCATCGCCGCCTACCTCGCGTGGTCGCTCTTCCGCGGCGCGCGCGCGGGCGACAACCCGTGGCGCTCGCGCTCGTTCGAGTGGCGCACGCCGTCGCCGCCGCCGAAGGAGAACTTCGTACGCCCGCCGCGCTTCGACGTCGGCGCCTACGACTACACCCGTCCGCTCGAGGGGGAGGACGAATGA